A window from Candidatus Arthromitus sp. SFB-rat-Yit encodes these proteins:
- a CDS encoding ribonuclease H1 domain-containing protein translates to MAKKFYAIKKGYKIGIFESWDECKKNIDGYSGAVYKSFKTLDEAEKFLNDNEKSFDSTNLIAYVDGSYNSDTKEYSYGMVIINGDHEEHFCEKFDDKEMCEMRNVAGEIMGSMSAMKYCLENNFQSITICYDYEGIEKWCKGYWKANKSGTQNYKRYYDRVKDQIHIVFRKVRAHSGDKYNDLADKLAKKALDI, encoded by the coding sequence TTGGCAAAAAAATTTTATGCAATTAAGAAAGGATATAAGATAGGTATATTTGAAAGCTGGGATGAATGCAAAAAAAATATAGATGGATATTCTGGTGCCGTTTATAAAAGTTTTAAAACGCTTGATGAGGCGGAAAAATTTTTGAATGACAATGAAAAAAGTTTTGATTCAACTAATTTGATTGCTTACGTTGACGGAAGCTACAACTCAGATACGAAAGAATATTCATATGGGATGGTTATAATAAATGGCGATCATGAGGAACATTTTTGTGAGAAGTTTGATGATAAAGAAATGTGTGAAATGAGAAATGTTGCAGGAGAGATTATGGGATCAATGAGTGCGATGAAGTATTGTTTAGAAAATAATTTTCAAAGTATTACAATTTGTTATGACTACGAAGGAATAGAGAAATGGTGTAAGGGATATTGGAAAGCAAATAAGAGTGGAACTCAAAATTATAAGAGATATTACGATAGAGTTAAAGATCAAATACATATTGTTTTTAGAAAGGTTAGGGCTCATTCCGGA